In Portunus trituberculatus isolate SZX2019 chromosome 46, ASM1759143v1, whole genome shotgun sequence, a single window of DNA contains:
- the LOC123520183 gene encoding asparagine--tRNA ligase, cytoplasmic-like isoform X2, translating into MADQLPDTMAQATLGEIYTSEKHGSDETGDGTEASPYKTALQAMRKAGKEPFPTIYVDSKEENEKYTVIAKSQLKKLTKLWKDECKKLEARLLKEKEDEEKRAKALEEARKITITEDKSLPAATCIKIRSSKDHRNQRVKVFGWVHRLRRQGKNMMFIVLRDGTGFLQCVLTDRLCQTYEAVILNTESSVVLYGLLQEVPEGKEAPGGHELQVDYWELLGGSPAGGAEAEINQLSNPDVQLDKRHLMLRGENCSKVLRMRSILMKAFVDHYTDRGYEWVSPPALVQTQCEGGSTLFDFNFFGEKAYLTQSSQLYLETCLPSFGDVFCIEQSYRAEQSRTRRHLASYTHVEAECPFITFSDLLDRIEDLVCDVVDRVMKHPVGSQLMKDLHPEFVAPSRPFYRMTYADAIKYLKEHNITKEDGTFYEFGEDIPEMPERKMTDKIGKPILLNSFPAGIKAFYMSRCADDHSLTESVDLLMPNVGEIVGGSMRMHDHQELMDAYRGAGLDPEPYYWYTDQRLYGTTPHGGYGLGLERFLCWLANRYHIREATLYPRFVGRCTP; encoded by the exons GTGAAATCTACACCTCGGAAAAGCATGGAAGTGACGAGACTGGTGATGGCACAGAAGCCAGCCCTTACAAGACAGCATTGCAGGCTATGCGCAAGGCTGGCAAGGAGCCTTTCCCTACCATCTATGTTGAcagtaaagaggaaaatgag AAGTACACAGTCATAGCTAAAAGTCAGCTGAAGAAGCTCACAAAACTATGGAAAGAT GAATGCAAAAAGCTAGAGGCACGCTtgctgaaggagaaggaggatgaggaaaagagagccAAGGCTTTagaggaggcaaggaagatTACCATAACAGAGGACAAGAGCCTACCAGCTGCCACTTGCATCAAGATCCGCAGCAGCAAAGATCATCGCAACCAGAGAGTGAAGGTGTTTGGCTGGGTCCACCGGCTAAGGAGacaag GTAAGAACATGATGTTTATTGTCCTGCGTGATGGGACTGGCTTCTTGCAATGTGTGTTGACTGACCGCCTCTGCCAGACGTACGAAGCAGTCATCCTCAACACCGAGAGTAGTGTGGTGCTGTACGGCTTGCTGCAGGAGGTgcctgaaggaaaggag GCACCAGGTGGTCATGAGCTTCAGGTAGACTACTGGGAGTTGTTGGGTGGGTCACCTGCTGGAGGAGCAGAAGCAGAGATCAACCAGTTGTCGAACCCAGATGTACAGCTGGACAAACGCCACCTTATGCTGAGAGGTGAAAACTGCTCCAAG GTATTGAGAATGCGTTCCATCTTGATGAAGGCATTTGTGGACCACTACACTGACCGAGGCTATGAATGGGTGTCTCCTCCTGCTCTGGTACAGACACAGTGTGAGGGTGGCTCAACACTCTTTGATTTCAATTTCTTTGGAGAAAAAGCATACCTGACTCAGTCAAGCCAACTGTACCTAGAGACTTGCCTTCCAAG ttttggtGATGTGTTCTGCATTGAGCAGTCCTACAGGGCAGAGCAGTCCAGGACACGTCGTCACCTTGCCTCCTACACCCACGTTGAGGCCGAGTGTcctttcattacattttctgaCCTTCTTGATCGCATCGAGGACCTG GTGTGTGATGTTGTGGACCGGGTTATGAAGCATCCTGTGGGAAGTCAACTCATGAAAGACTTGCACCCAGAGTTTGTAGCACCATCACGACCCTTTTACAGAATGACCTATGCAGATGCTATCAAGTACCTGAAGGAACACAACATTACAAAAGAAGATGGAACTTTCTATGAGTTTGGTGAG GATATCCCAGAAATGccagagagaaaaatgacagaCAAGATTGGCAAGCCCATTCTTCTTAACTCTTTCCCAGCCGGCATCAAGGCTTTCTATATGTCCCGCTGTGCTGATGATCACTCCCTCACAGAGTCG GTTGACCTTTTGATGCCTAATGTTGGGGAGATTGTTGGAGGGTCCATGAGGATGCATGATCATCAAGAGCTCATGGATGCATACAGGGGAGCTGGTCTTGACCCAGAACCTTATTACTGGTACACTGACCAG cgGCTGTATGGTACTACACCACACGGTGGATATGGACTTGGTCTTGAGAGGTTCCTTTGCTGGCTGGCCAATCGCTATCACATCCGGGAAGCTACTCTGTATCCAAGATTTGTAGGTCGCTGCACTCCTTAG
- the LOC123520183 gene encoding asparagine--tRNA ligase, cytoplasmic-like isoform X1, with protein sequence MADQLPDTMAQATLGEIYTSEKHGSDETGDGTEASPYKTALQAMRKAGKEPFPTIYVDSKEENEGEGEGRSVIQETDLIPSLVALDQHLGQCSYIWGYTPSQADSVVYGHLAHMAPTHNGLSLPSHPHLARWYNHIASFGPEVKDFPSADLNILSQFKLPQARLPQKYTVIAKSQLKKLTKLWKDECKKLEARLLKEKEDEEKRAKALEEARKITITEDKSLPAATCIKIRSSKDHRNQRVKVFGWVHRLRRQGKNMMFIVLRDGTGFLQCVLTDRLCQTYEAVILNTESSVVLYGLLQEVPEGKEAPGGHELQVDYWELLGGSPAGGAEAEINQLSNPDVQLDKRHLMLRGENCSKVLRMRSILMKAFVDHYTDRGYEWVSPPALVQTQCEGGSTLFDFNFFGEKAYLTQSSQLYLETCLPSFGDVFCIEQSYRAEQSRTRRHLASYTHVEAECPFITFSDLLDRIEDLVCDVVDRVMKHPVGSQLMKDLHPEFVAPSRPFYRMTYADAIKYLKEHNITKEDGTFYEFGEDIPEMPERKMTDKIGKPILLNSFPAGIKAFYMSRCADDHSLTESVDLLMPNVGEIVGGSMRMHDHQELMDAYRGAGLDPEPYYWYTDQRLYGTTPHGGYGLGLERFLCWLANRYHIREATLYPRFVGRCTP encoded by the exons GTGAAATCTACACCTCGGAAAAGCATGGAAGTGACGAGACTGGTGATGGCACAGAAGCCAGCCCTTACAAGACAGCATTGCAGGCTATGCGCAAGGCTGGCAAGGAGCCTTTCCCTACCATCTATGTTGAcagtaaagaggaaaatgag ggtgagggagagggaagatctGTGATCCAAGAGACAgacctcattccttccttggtGGCACTAGACCAACACTTGGGTCAGTGCAGCTACATATGGGGCTATACACCCTCCCAGGCAGATTCAGTGGTTTATGGGCATCTGGCACACATGGCTCCCACTCATAATGGTCTGAGCCTTCCATCCCATCCACACTTGGCACGCTGGTATAACCACATAGCAAGTTTTGGTCCAGAAGTCAAAGATTTCCCCTCTGCTGATCTCAACATTCTCAGTCAGTTCAAGTTGCCACAAGCCAGGTTACCTCAG AAGTACACAGTCATAGCTAAAAGTCAGCTGAAGAAGCTCACAAAACTATGGAAAGAT GAATGCAAAAAGCTAGAGGCACGCTtgctgaaggagaaggaggatgaggaaaagagagccAAGGCTTTagaggaggcaaggaagatTACCATAACAGAGGACAAGAGCCTACCAGCTGCCACTTGCATCAAGATCCGCAGCAGCAAAGATCATCGCAACCAGAGAGTGAAGGTGTTTGGCTGGGTCCACCGGCTAAGGAGacaag GTAAGAACATGATGTTTATTGTCCTGCGTGATGGGACTGGCTTCTTGCAATGTGTGTTGACTGACCGCCTCTGCCAGACGTACGAAGCAGTCATCCTCAACACCGAGAGTAGTGTGGTGCTGTACGGCTTGCTGCAGGAGGTgcctgaaggaaaggag GCACCAGGTGGTCATGAGCTTCAGGTAGACTACTGGGAGTTGTTGGGTGGGTCACCTGCTGGAGGAGCAGAAGCAGAGATCAACCAGTTGTCGAACCCAGATGTACAGCTGGACAAACGCCACCTTATGCTGAGAGGTGAAAACTGCTCCAAG GTATTGAGAATGCGTTCCATCTTGATGAAGGCATTTGTGGACCACTACACTGACCGAGGCTATGAATGGGTGTCTCCTCCTGCTCTGGTACAGACACAGTGTGAGGGTGGCTCAACACTCTTTGATTTCAATTTCTTTGGAGAAAAAGCATACCTGACTCAGTCAAGCCAACTGTACCTAGAGACTTGCCTTCCAAG ttttggtGATGTGTTCTGCATTGAGCAGTCCTACAGGGCAGAGCAGTCCAGGACACGTCGTCACCTTGCCTCCTACACCCACGTTGAGGCCGAGTGTcctttcattacattttctgaCCTTCTTGATCGCATCGAGGACCTG GTGTGTGATGTTGTGGACCGGGTTATGAAGCATCCTGTGGGAAGTCAACTCATGAAAGACTTGCACCCAGAGTTTGTAGCACCATCACGACCCTTTTACAGAATGACCTATGCAGATGCTATCAAGTACCTGAAGGAACACAACATTACAAAAGAAGATGGAACTTTCTATGAGTTTGGTGAG GATATCCCAGAAATGccagagagaaaaatgacagaCAAGATTGGCAAGCCCATTCTTCTTAACTCTTTCCCAGCCGGCATCAAGGCTTTCTATATGTCCCGCTGTGCTGATGATCACTCCCTCACAGAGTCG GTTGACCTTTTGATGCCTAATGTTGGGGAGATTGTTGGAGGGTCCATGAGGATGCATGATCATCAAGAGCTCATGGATGCATACAGGGGAGCTGGTCTTGACCCAGAACCTTATTACTGGTACACTGACCAG cgGCTGTATGGTACTACACCACACGGTGGATATGGACTTGGTCTTGAGAGGTTCCTTTGCTGGCTGGCCAATCGCTATCACATCCGGGAAGCTACTCTGTATCCAAGATTTGTAGGTCGCTGCACTCCTTAG